A window from Eretmochelys imbricata isolate rEreImb1 chromosome 23, rEreImb1.hap1, whole genome shotgun sequence encodes these proteins:
- the LAGE3 gene encoding EKC/KEOPS complex subunit LAGE3, producing MEEAGADRARVGCLGFTLSVPFPSPLEAQIAHGSLAPDPEPRKGGISKELMVTENFLHVYWKADEARVLRVSISSFLDHLSLVIQTMEMFGPPVPR from the exons ATGGAAGAAGCTGGAGCAGATCGGGCTAGGGTGGGCTGTCTGGGCTT caccttgaGTGTCCCATTTCCATCCCCCTTGGAGGCCCAAATTGCTCATGGCTCCCTGGCCCCCGACCCTGAGCCTCGCAAGGGGGGGATCAGCAAAGAACTGATGGTGACCGAGAACTTCCTGCACGT GTACTGGAAAGCAGATGAGGCCCGGGTCCTGCGTGTTTCCATCAGCTCCTTCCTGGACCATCTCTCCCTGGTGATACAGACCATGGAGATGTTTGGGCCCCCGGTACCCCGATAG
- the UBL4A gene encoding ubiquitin-like protein 4A, with protein MLLTVKALQGRGCSLQVSPDERISTLKRLVSEKLNVPVSQQRLLFKGKALADEHRLSDYSIGPESKLNLVIKPLEKASPEEPGLRGPPPPFPTIWHPLGQVLTRHFSTADAEKVLEQLQKDYERSLRLLSLDDIERLATRLLHPEVADAVEMGFLD; from the exons ATGCTGCTCACGGTGAAGGCGCTGCAGGGCCGGGGCTGCAGCCTGCAG GTCTCCCCGGACGAGCGCATCAGCACCCTGAAGCGTCTGGTCTCGGAGAAGTTGAACGTCCCAGTCTCTCAGCAGCGGCTGCTTTTCAAGGGCAAGGCCCTGGCAG ATGAGCACCGGCTCTCGGACTATTCCATCGGCCCCGAGTCCAAGCTGAACCTGGTGATCAAGCCGCTGGAGAAGGCTTCCCCTGAGGAGCCGGGGCTCAGGGGACCCCCGCCACCATTCCCGACCATCTGGCACCCGCTGGGCCAGGTCCTGACTCGGCATTTCAGCACAGCTGATGCGGAGAAggtgctggagcagctgcagaag GATTATGAGCGGAGCCTTCGCCTGCTGAGCCTGGATGACATTGAGCGGCTGGCCACGCGGCTGCTGCACCCAGAGGTGGCTGATGCGGTGGAGATGGGATTCCTGGACTAG
- the SLC10A3 gene encoding LOW QUALITY PROTEIN: P3 protein (The sequence of the model RefSeq protein was modified relative to this genomic sequence to represent the inferred CDS: substituted 1 base at 1 genomic stop codon) produces the protein MSLAPSIRIHEVADSXPIRGHRLLSPALSFQRTSGPQAHPPPRSAAASVVGGTIVRSYPAGRGQGCDATEGRCRRDPDAAESSGTRGAVPGWQGHLATEQRSLGRVLAEGRPHVPESLETRRPWAVRPPGMAQALLVLLLLGCWAPPARGQPAGTYLSMGDGSTLEFDFPERSRGIMVVSSRYPGANGTAGGTRLSAASLAPAVLTVENISTLCCGARGFLVAIRSGLAGLAPLRLRLLDRQQLVEERGEFRVRVLPGEEPEHPGLGHFSENPLLYALLPLIFVNKCAFGCKVELEALRDLARQPHPVLLGILGQFVAMPLYGYLMSLAFALPKALALGLVVTCSSPGGGGGYLYSLLLGGDVTLAISMTLLSTVAAAGLMPLSSALYGRLLSAHQSLHVPFAKILATLLFIAVPISAGLLVKCKLPRVARLLLLLIKPFSFALILGGLFMAYHMGAFILADVRPPVVLAGLSVPLFGLLLGYLLATCLRLPGPHRRTVSIEVGVQNSLLALAVLQLSFRRRQADYASQAPFVVALSSTAEMLLLVLGHLLYKKLRPPASP, from the exons ATGTCCCTAGCTCCATCAATCAGAATACACGAGGTCGCAGACTCCTAACCAATCAGAGGACACCGACTCCTCAGTCCCGCCCTGTCTTTTCAACGTACTTCCGGTCCCCAGGCCCATCCCCCCCCGCGGTCCGCAGCCGCTTCCGTGGTGGGTGGGACCATTGTGAGATCGTATCCcgcggggcggggccagggctgTGACGCAACAGAGGGGCGGTGCCGAAGGGATCCGGACGCTGCCGAGTCAAGTGGGACCCGCGGGGCGGTGCCAG gttGGCAGGGACACCTGGCAACGGAGCAAAGAAGCCTCGGACGCGTCCTGGCTGAAGGACGTCCCCATGTGCCAGAGTCGCTGGAGACCAGGCGCCCGTGGGCTGTGAGACCCCCTGGTATGGCACAGGCCCTGctggtcctgctgctgctgggctgctgGGCCCCGCCAGCCAGGGGGCAGCCGGCCGGCACATACCTGAGCATGGGCGACGGCAGCACCCTGGAGTTCGACTTCCCCGAGAGGAGCCGGGGCATCATGGTGGTGTCCAGCCGCTACCCGGGCGCCAACGGGACGGCAGGCGGTACCCGGCTCAGCGCAGCCTCACTGGCGCCTGCTGTGCTGACGGTGGAAAACATCAGCACCCTGTGCTGTGGGGCGAGGGGCTTCCTGGTGGCCATCCGCTCGGGCCTGGCTGGCCTGGCACCGCTCCGGCTGCGCCTGCTGGACCGGCAGCAGCTGGTAGAGGAGCGAGGCGAGTTCCGGGTGCGAGTGCTGCCAGGCGAGGAGCCGGAGCACCCGGGGTTGGGCCACTTCTCGGAGAACCCGCTGCTCTACGCTCTTCTGCCCCTCATCTTCGTCAACAAGTGCGCCTTTGGCTGCAAGGTGGAGCTGGAGGCACTGCGGGATCTTGCGCGCCAGCCCCACCCCGTCCTCCTGGGCATCCTGGGCCAGTTTGTGGCCATGCCCCTTTACGGCTACCTCATGTCGCTGGCCTTCGCCCTGCCCAAGGCGCTGGCGCTAGGGCTGGTCGTCACCTGCTCCTCGCCAGGTGGGGGCGGCGGGTACCTCTACAGCCTCCTGCTGGGCGGGGACGTCACCCTGGCCATCTCCATGACGCTGCTGTCCACGGTGGCGGCCGCCGGGCTGATGCCGCTCTCCTCAGCGCTCTACGGGCGGCTGCTGAGTGCCCACCAGAGTCTGCACGTGCCCTTCGCCAAGATCCTGGCCACGCTGCTCTTCATCGCGGTGCCCATCTCGGCCGGCCTGCTGGTGAAGTGCAAACTGCCTAGGGTTGcccgcctgctgctgctgctcatcaAGCCCTTCAGCTTCGCCCTCATCCTGGGCGGGCTCTTCATGGCCTACCACATGGGGGCGTTCATCCTGGCTGACGTGCGACCCCCTGTGGTGCTGGCTGGACTGAGCGTGCCCCTCTTCGGCCTCCTGCTGGGCTACCTCCTGGCCACCTGCCTGCGACTGCCGGGCCCACACCGCCGGACGGTCAGCATTGAGGTGGGGGTGCAGAACAGTCTGCTGGCCCTGGCGGTCTTGCAGCTCTCCTTCCGCCGCCGGCAGGCCGACTACGCCTCCCAGGCCCCCTTCGTGGTGGCACTGAGCAGCACGGCTgagatgctgctgctggtgctgggccATCTCCTCTACAAGAAGCTGCGGCCGCCAGCCAGCCCCTGA